One Puntigrus tetrazona isolate hp1 chromosome 25, ASM1883169v1, whole genome shotgun sequence genomic window, cctcctcctcctcctcctcctcctccctcctcctcctctcctcctctcctctcctcctcctccctcctcctcctcctcctcctcctcctcctcctcctcctcctcctcctcctcctcctcctcctcctcctcctcctcctcctcctcctcctcctcctcctcctcctcctcctcctcctcctcctcctccctcctcctcctcctcctcctcctcctcctcctcttcctcctcctcctcctctcctcctctcctcctcctcctcctcctcctcctcctcctcctcctcctcctcctcctcctcctcctcttcctcctcctctctcctcctcctcctcctcctcctccctcctcctcctcctcctcctcctcctctctcctcctcctcctcctcctcctcctcctcctcctcctctctcctcctcctcctcctcctccctcctcctcctcctcctcctcctcctcctcctcctcctcctcctcctcctcctcctcctcctcctcctctcttctcctcctcctcctcctcctcctcctcctcctcctcttcctcctcctcctcctcctcctcctcctcctcctctctctctctctccgtgccGTTTAGCGTCTTCCGGGGACTCACCGCTCTTTCTCCCCGCAGCGGTCAAGGCCAAGCTGTCCCGGCGCCGCCTGCCCTCCTCGGAGCCGGAGCTGACGGTGGACGGCCCGGTGGAGTTGATCCAGCGCGGCCCGCTTCTTCCGTACGACACGGCGAGCCTCCTCCAGCGCTGGCTGCTCATCAACCTCCGCTGCGCTCTGCCTCTGGTCCGGCCCGGACGGGCTCAGCTCTACCTCGTCACCGGCACCATGCGCGCCTCCGGCTCCATCCAGCTCTCCAGTCTGTTCCCGTGGCTCAAGAAAGACCTGCACATCGCCGCGGGCGCGCGCAAGTGGAAACACCACAAATGCTGACGGCGGGAATTATTAGAAACCCTTTAAAACCTGGAACCCGGGGGAGAAAAGATATATATGTGCAATGAGAGCAATGTGActccccctcacacacacacactcacacacactcacacacacacacacacacacacacacacacacagacacacacacacacacacacacacacacacacacacacacacacacacacacacacacacacacacacacacacacacacacacacacacacacacacacacacacacacacacacacacacacacacacacacacacacacacacacacacacacacacacacacacacacacacacacacacacacacacacacacacacacacacacacacacacacacagagacacacacacacacacacacacacacacacacacacacacacacacacacacacacacacacacagctcttgAGATGCACTCTGACTGTTGTACATAGagattaaataattgtaaagaataatattttctattcaGATGTACTTTGTAAAGAAAGATATCCAGATGTAAGTGTAtttatgtctgttttttgttgtaaataataaatgtttctactGTATTACTGTGTTTCTTTGTTCATATTTGGCCTAAAAAATTAGttcgtaacattataaatgtatttaatttattaaaatgataaatgtattaaacactTCACAAACACTTCCCTCAAAGCTTTGATACGGCAGAAGGAAAAGATTagagacagataaaaaaaattttttttttaaatgttatgccaataaaaaaacataaaatcttcattaaataatgacaaacaacatcagcatctgttaatatatatttctgaacaTTATAATaacgtatgcatttttttttacatttatgcatctttatattcatatttatatcatcatatttttataatcgATTAAATAAAGTTCAGTATATATAGTTTCTTCCCGTTTGTAAGCTCTTAcctttgcatttagttttattaaataagagTTGAATAAGAAAGACatgttacatgcatttttattgaagTAAAACAGAGCACGCTTTTAGGAAGCAGTTTATTaagaattacattattattattaatgcatgcatCTTTAAGAGAATGACCTCGAATGACCTCTTGAGAACGTCAaatatttcacctaaaaattaaatgtatatttatttaaaaaacaggtAAAGTTTCCGTGTGTGTCTGTTGGAGTTGTGTGTGTCTGATATATAACTTACgtaatgatcattttaatattcttacTATTTATGGCTTTTGTTGGCGAGGAGTGAACAACTAACATCTAAAACGCTCACAAAAATAGCCAACAAAATATTATtgacaacatttattcattagaatattttattaatatgttcaATAGATAcgaataaattatacataaacggttcgttttatttattttagtgatcaagtgcaatatattaaatgcaaataaaaaaatcataaaaaatatattaattattatataaatattatataaaaataaatactgtgtaaaaagcatattataattatatgtcTAATTAtgcgttatttatttttagatttgcgTATTTAGTTCCCCCAAATTAAGATGTTGATGCTGTTTATAGAAaccatttattgcatttattttactaatctggttaaatatataaaatactaccgatataaacaatttttttaatctgacccatttattttagtaatcgaaaaaagtaaaaaatagcaaaataagtTTAATCAAGCGTTACTGATtttatacaaaaagtatttttggcATAAGCCATTTATTTGGGTTGTTTAGTGAAATAAATAGAATGCTATGctactattaaaaatacagtaaaaatatacttAGCATTAAGTGtttagttttgctttatttatttatttagatatttacgtatatatatatatatatatatatatatatatatatatatatatatatatatatatatatatatatattgaatctGCAAGCCTCCCTCCTCGCCAACAAAAGCCATAAATAgtaagaatattaaaatgatcgTTACGTAAGTTATATATCAGACACACACAACtccaacagacacacacatttttttaaaaaagatttaatttttaggtgaaatattCGACGTTCTCAAGAGGTCATTCGAGGTCATTCTCTTAAAGatgcatgcattaatattaataatgtaattatcatCGGTATAAAGCGCGAGGAGGCTCTTATTTTGTAGTGATTTCCTCTCTATACGCCGAGCAGCGACGCCTGCTACCAGCGAGCCCAATAAAACCACAAATTTGATTACATGTGGCCTTTGGCTCTGTGTCGAGGGGACAAAGCGGCGATTAGCATGCCCAGCGTGAGGCGGTGTCCCCCAGGGGTCCCCCAGAGGTCCCCCCAGAGCCGGGACATGCCTGTTTACCGCAGCACGCTTCTGAGAGACGCCGCTCCCCACGGGCTTCTCACAGGACGCCTATACGAGGAAGACCTCAGGAAGATACGGAAGAAAGACTTCGGGAGGAAAGTGTGCGGGTTATATAcgtattaaataaacaaatatacatgAAGATTTTGAGACAGCTACGAGATGTGAACTGAAAATACTTTAATGAGATTTAATGACACTAAAATGTTGCCTTATTTcatgcaataataaaattaaaaatgcattaggaggattaaatatatatttatttatctacacacacacacacacacacacacacactcaatgctaatcttttttcattattaacgtaattttattcatgtaattttgCATACATTAAAGGAagcttttcacatttaaatagaacttaaatattatatatcacacctttttttttcgaaaatataaaaatatttaaaatattcttttcttttcttttcttttcttttcttttcttttcttttcttttcttttctaatcgtaattaaaattatgttaaaattagatttgatcttttcatcttttaccctaaaataataataaaaaatgataatgttttgtatcaagaaaaaaagtttttttaaaaaagtcgttactgtaaagaaataatttattgtgtaaaattatttttaattaaaattatataaaacatttatatatatatatatatatatatataaatataaaatatatatatatatatatatatatatgtgcacacaataaattatttatattattattttacagtattttattttcttgatacaaaataatatatatatatatatatatatatatatatatatatatatatattttatatatttatatatatatatatatatatatatatatatatacatacatacaaataaatatatatatatatatatatatatatatatatatatatatatacaaaaaatacagcttaatatgtaattattttttagatcGTTATTGATGTGGTTATTGAAGCAAGGCAATGTGctcaataaaatcaaatcaaaagtcCTAAATCTTCTTGTTCTGGAGGTTCCTGAGAAGTGGGTTCTAGTGAAGGGTCTGAGACAGGCTCTCTTTGTCAAGAAATATAGTCTCTGTTGATAGACTGAGTCTCGGAGCGTCGCCGGCTCCGGCTCTGTTCAGTCCTTCCCCGGAGTCCATTGTGTCCCGTGTCTATCATTTAACGGGAGCTCTGACACCCTGAATGAAGCGGGTCCTCCTCCGGCCCTCCGGGGCCAATCCCGCCGCCGCGCTTTGTCTTCTTTGTGCTCTTTAATGAAGTTAACTCTCGGCGAGCCGCACAGACTCTCCAGAGCCGAGGATGAGGAGCACCTGAAAGACATGGCTGGCTCTCCTCATCCGGGATTCGGGAATTCTGGGAAGTGTTTCCTGATCGAGAACCTGCTGCGTCCCGAGAGATGCCCGGCGGCTCGGGGCCCGCCGGGGCCCCTGATGAAGAGGTGTGTCCCTCACGCTCCGTCAGGTAAAAGCTCACACCTGAACGCTTTAGATACTTCAACATAACTTTAACatctttatcatttcttatttgtttCCGCTTTAGTTTCTTATTTGAAGAGATCAAGTTGAATTAATGAAGCTTTTAAAGtagtttattgtatattttttgatTGCATCTTAATTTAAGTTAGTCAGTTGcttattattttagtcattttatttgttttaatgtttattgttctattattttgttctattattattattctgtgtttttttaatatatcaggTTCGATATGAACAGAAATATCTTTCTGAAATGTAAACATGCATGCCTATTTctacacactatatataaacaaaatttgtcagcactgtttttaatcattgttttaatttttatattctcTGAAGTAttcatagattttatttttgcaattttagatgttcttgtttgtttatttatttttattttattttaatacgtCAACTTCGTGACTGAAATAAGTCTAacgtgttaaaaatatttttatatatatatatatatatatatatatatatatatatatatatatatatatatatagatacacatgCACGTATATTTCTGAAAAGGTTTAGatgtttattcatattcataagatttatatcagaaataaatatattaaatactaacttaaacttaaactttttGACAGccctgttttaaatgtatttttattttgcatttagtgttttagttttgtttttcaattttatttcttttggcaATATTTTGGCAGGTACCTGAAACaaacgtattattattaaattcactTTATTTGATCACGcttatggttttagttaactTTGATAATTAATTAGTTTAGTATTTTCATgacatcaataaaataaaatcaattaactATTCATTACATTAAAAGCTTTGATCAGCTCAGATTCTTAGTATCTTCTATAAAAATACATCTATATTCACATTTGACTTCACATCAATATCAGCAGAAATATATCAGAAAGaagatttatttgtgtttatttattcattcattagcTTTTATCTTTCATAGAATGTACTGAAAtttatttcctttgttttccttatttatttaaatgttaagaaaaatacTAGAATTAGTATTtgatgttatgtgtgtgtgtgtgtgtgtgtgtgtgtgtgtgtgtgtgtgtgtgtgtgtgtgtgtgtgtgtgtgattcgtCTCCAGTGATCAGTGTGTCTCTGCCTCGCTGCGCTGGACCTGTGCTGACCGCTTCTCCTCTGTTCCCcagtaagacacacacacacacacacacacacacacaccacacaaacacacacacacacacacacacacacacacacacacacacacacacacagagacacacacacacacacacacacacacacacacacacacacacacacacacacacacacacacacacacacacacacacacacacacacacacacacacacacacacacacacacacacacacacacacacacacacacacacacacacacacacacacacacacacacacacacacaacacacacacacacacagagacacacacacacacacacacatgcacgctcaCATGTgcgcacacacccacacacacactcacacccacacacacacacacacttctacaAATCACTCATTCAGTGTATAATGGCCGTGGCTAATTCCTCCTAACTTTCACCAGTATTCATGAACACAGAGCATTTAGCCGCATAGCAagcacatagcaacaccctagcaaccagcaggtaaaacaccctagcaaccacatagctccagtgaaaatgtttttatgaatgaaacTAACAACATTAATGTAATTTGatgaagtttttatatttttagagaaaaaatcTTTATTGAAATTTGTCTCACATGATTGCTTaatgattacacacacacacacacacacagagacacacacacacacacagagacacacacacacacacacacacacacacacacacacacacacacacacacacacacacacacacacacacacacacacactcacacactcacacacacactcacacactcacacacacacacacactcacacacacacactcacacacacactcacactcacacacactcacacactcacacacacacacacactcacacactcacacacacacacacacacacacacacacacacacacacacacacacacacacacacacacacacacacacacacacactcacacacacacacacacacacactcacacacacacacacacacacacacacacacacacacacacacacacacacacactcacacacacacacacacacacacacacacacacacacacacacacacacacacacactcacacacacacacacacacacacacacacacacacacacacacacacacacacacacacacacacacacacacacacacacactcacacactcacacacacacacacacacacacacactcacacacacacacacacacacacacacacacacacacacacacacacacacacacacacacactcacacacacacacacacacacacacacacacacacacacacacacacactcacacacacacacacactcacacacacacacacacacacacacacacacacacacacacacactcacacactcacacacacacacacacacacacactcacacactcacacactcacacactcacacactcacacacacacacacacacacacacactcacacacacacacacacactcacacacacacacacacacactcactcacactcacacacacacacacacacacacactcacacacacacacacactcacacacactcacacacacacacacacacacacacactcacacataacactgtcaaaaaacagaaaatatttttacatgaacagaaacttttatttgttatgaaattaatataaaaaatataaatatatatatatatacacatatatgtgtgtgtttaaatatacacaacaaaaactttcatttccGATGCTAGTAATCATCTGactaataaataacagaaaatgtttacatatatttcatcatatttaaaatacatgtaaacattaatataccttaaacataataattagtCTTTCTCCACAGCTAAAAGTCACAAGACAACGTTGATATTTTTTACGTTTAGATGAAAAGACGTTCTGTTCATTTCAATCTAAAAGTCGTGACGTATGAAACCCTTCctgaagaggtgtgtgtgacGTCTAACTCCAGGACCTCGTTTCTAAGACGTCTGTCAGGGACTGAAAGGAGCCGTGTCTTTATCGTCTCGTTTCTAAAGGCCCTCTGAAAGCAGTTTAGTGTCCTGACACTTTCCCACAGCGTTCGGGGCCCTCGGCTCCGTGACCAATCCCTGGCTTCGGAGCGCGACCCCGCCGCTGACCCCGGCTCGCTCGCTAATCGCACGCGCCTTTGTTCTCGCTAATGAAAAGCGGGGCCCTAAAAGCCGCCCTCCCCTCCCCGTCCGTCCATTCTGTCCGCTCCGGGCCCCCGTAGACATGGGGCCCTCAATAGAAATGACTTTTATAGACTTTTTTCCAGCTCATCTCCCAGAGCAGAGAATGAGACGCGTCCGTCTTCTGAAGGAAACACTGAGAGCGGGAGATAATGGCGTACGCATCATTTGCTGCGGCCGGGTGGGCGGGGCCCGGGGTCAGGTGACCTCTTAATAGGGCGTTTAAGTGGAAACTATTTAGACTCAATAGTGAGCAGAGAGCATGACTAACCGGCTTTCCTCACGCCGCCGACGGTGGCCGCTCTCCGAGGAGTCCTGCGCGCTAAAGACATGCTcactattaaaaacattcaaaactcTTAAACATTTACCTTTTGGAAGTCAGGTTCACGTCCTAAAACCTacgcttcataaaattaaatttaattaaataataaatgaaaataaaaaataccctTAGAAGGGCaagttatatattattcaatcctatgaatctttaaaaatatataaaaatcaataagttatatattattcaatcctataaatctttaaaaatatataaaaatcagtaagttatatattattcaatcctataaatctttaaaaatatataaaaatcaataagttatatattattcaatcctacaaatctttaaaaatacataaaaatcaataagttatatattattcaatgctataaatctttaaagataaaaatcaataagttatatattattcaatcatataatgtttaaaaatatataaaaattaataagttatatattattcaatgttataaatctttaaaaatatataaaaattaataagttatattttattcaatcttataaatctttaaaaatatataaaaatcaataagttatatattattcaatcctataaatctttaaatataaaaatcaataag contains:
- the dbx2 gene encoding homeobox protein DBX2 isoform X2 translates to MKLTLGEPHRLSRAEDEEHLKDMAGSPHPGFGNSGKCFLIENLLRPERCPAARGPPGPLMKRCVPHAPSVISVSLPRCAGPVLTASPLFPKMLWSPALSSRTRTGILRRAVFSDQQRRELEKTFHKQKYISKTERNRLASDLCLKETQVHLSG